GTTTATTAATGAAACTATTGGTCGGACATTAGCAAATAATTGTAGCTTTTGTCGTAATTGTATTACAGGTGATACATAATCAGTGGTGTTATTGCTTTTTACTTTTAATTCTTGTTCTGCTTCATGCTTAGGTTTGCTTGTTATTGCACCAACTAAAACTGCGTCACAATTCTTAATAAGATTCCATGTTTCATTTGGTACTGGATTTGCAGAATTTATCCAACATTTCCACCCAATCTCTCCATATTTCAGTTTAATGTCAAGATTTAACTCTTTGAAAATTGGAACACAAGCTTCCATAACTTCAATACCGATTCCATCCCCTGGTAGTACTGCAATTGATTTCATGAATTCTCCTCAATAAATTGTTTAATCTTTTTATAACTACTTTTTGGATTTTCTTCCAGAACCCTCATTCCGGAGTCTGCTATTGGACAAATTGTAATATTTTTAAAGAAGTCTGTGAATGGTATCGTTTCATCCATTCCTATCAATGGACTATTTTTACCGAAGATTACAAGAGTTTCTTTTTTACTTATAGTATTTTCTTCTTTAAAGTTGTGGCTCGAAATTGCTTCTAAAGATAGTTCCTCTTTGATTACACAAAAATCTTTGGATTGATTTAATGAGTTTTCTTCTAGTATTCCCCCTTTTACCCAAGAAGCCAAATTTACATTAAATCCTTTCTCTCCTATAAAATGTAAATTGTTTTTCCAGCTATTAAATACAGTTTGTACTTTTAAATTAGATTTAATTATCGTTGAAATGAAGATAGTAGGAATCTCGGAATATTTGTAAATAAACTTTTGTGCAATCATACCTCCTAAAGATACTCCGATTAACACTTTAATATTATCTATTTTTTTATTAACCAAAATATTATTTAAGACATCAGCCATATAATCTGTTGTTTTTGGAAATGTAGAATTGTTTCTCCTATATAAATATTCCGGAATATCTATAATGATCAAAGTAAAGTTAGCCCCCAAAGTTAAATATAGCTTTTCCCACTCACCAACAGACATCTCATTTCCATCTTTTCTAGGTAATATGAGGACTATGTTGTTACCGTTACCGATTTTGTAATACCACTTTCTATTCATCATTTGTTTTCCTTGTCTAATAAAGAAGAAATACCTTTTAACTTATAAATTTCTTGTACTTCATCTAAATTCATATTTTTCATACCAATTATCGCACCTTCAGGTTGCGAGAGATAAAAGCCAGACTTTCTTACAACAGTTGTTAATTGATTTGCTAGTGACAAAATTTTAGTAATATTCCATTTGTAAATGAAATTTTGTCTTCTCATTAGACTTAATAGTAATTCTAGTGATAGATTTCCAGAAGATTTCCCATATCCCAAAATACTTGCATCAATAAAATCACACCCTACTTCAATAGCTGCCAGAGCATTTGAAATTGCCATTCCCAAATTATTATGAGCATGAAAACCTAACTTTTGTTTGCCTCCTTTTTTCATAATTAAATGTTTTAACGAAAAAAACATCTTCTTAATATCTTCTGGGAGCATCGCTCCATTTGAGTCAGCTAAATATATGATGTCTGTATTTGTATCAACCAACTCATTTACCAATTCATTTAATTCTTTATGACCTAGACGACTGACACGTATTAAATTG
This region of Streptococcus thermophilus genomic DNA includes:
- a CDS encoding alpha/beta fold hydrolase, with amino-acid sequence MMNRKWYYKIGNGNNIVLILPRKDGNEMSVGEWEKLYLTLGANFTLIIIDIPEYLYRRNNSTFPKTTDYMADVLNNILVNKKIDNIKVLIGVSLGGMIAQKFIYKYSEIPTIFISTIIKSNLKVQTVFNSWKNNLHFIGEKGFNVNLASWVKGGILEENSLNQSKDFCVIKEELSLEAISSHNFKEENTISKKETLVIFGKNSPLIGMDETIPFTDFFKNITICPIADSGMRVLEENPKSSYKKIKQFIEENS
- a CDS encoding 4-hydroxy-2-oxovalerate aldolase, translated to MFKLMDVTLRECSYVVNNALTKSESKKLVHELNKAKIDLIEIGYLGNISRDSGVEKCDSEYLDFLTDGEILNWEGKFSVMINPENFSQSTAEILADRRIGMVRLTVTKNNLERVKEIVNSLSKYNIAISTNLIRVSRLGHKELNELVNELVDTNTDIIYLADSNGAMLPEDIKKMFFSLKHLIMKKGGKQKLGFHAHNNLGMAISNALAAIEVGCDFIDASILGYGKSSGNLSLELLLSLMRRQNFIYKWNITKILSLANQLTTVVRKSGFYLSQPEGAIIGMKNMNLDEVQEIYKLKGISSLLDKENK